CCGAGCGAAAACGCGTAGGCGACCGCGTGGGGGAATCGGAGTTCGTCCGTCGTCACGACGACCGTCTCGTCGACGGGCCGTGGGATGTCGGGTCCGGTTCCGCCGACGACGAGGTCGCTACCGCGGACCGACAGTTCGGCGTTGTCGGCGTCAGTCACGCGGAGCGCCCCGTCGTCTACCGCCCACTCTATCATTCGGTACGCTGAATGTTCCCCGAGAAAGTTAGTTGTATCGGGAGTCAAAGTTTTGATAATTCAGGAGAGGTGCCGGGAGCGACCGTCGTTTGGCCGATTTCCGGCGGTGGGGTCCGAGCGAATCGACGCGTCGGGATCGCCTTCGGCGGTGAGATTCGCCGAAGACGGGTACACTTATACAGTCGCCAGCCGGCACATCGGACATGGAGCACGAGCACGTACGGGACGTCGATCCCGCCGTCGCCGATGCACTCGAGGGAGAGGTCGACCGCCAACGAGAGACGCTGCAGATGATCGCCAGCGAGAACCACGTCAGTCAGGCGGTCATCGACGCGCAGGGCAGCGCCCTGACGAACAAGTACGCCGAGGGGTACCCCGGCTCGCGCTACTACGGCGGCTGCGAGTACGCCGACGAGGTCGAACAGCTGGCCATCGACCGCGCGACCGAGCTGTTCGGCGCCGAGCACGTCAACGTCCAGCCCCACTCGGGCACGCAGGCCAACCAGGCCGTCTACTTCGCGATGCTCGAGCCCGGCGACAAGATCCTCTCGCTGGATCTCAACCACGGCGGGCACCTGAGCCACGGCCACCCGGCGAACTTCGTCGGGCAGCTCTACGAGGTCGAACAGTACGAGGTCGACGCCGAGACGGGCTACCTCGACTACGAGGGGCTGGCCGAACACGCCGAGGAGTTCGAGCCGGACATCATCGTCTCCGGCTACTCCGCGTACCCGCGCGAAATCGAGTGGGAGCGCATCCAGGAGGCCGCCGACAGCGTCGGCGCGCTCCACCTCGCGGACATCGCCCACATCACCGGCCTCGTCGCCGCCGGCGTCCACCCCTCGCCGGTCGGCACCGCCGACTTCGTTACCGGCTCGACCCACAAGACGATCCGCTCGGGTCGGGGCGGCATCGTCATGTGCGACGAGGAGTACGCCGACGACATCGACTCGGCGGTCTTCCCCGGCGGACAGGGCGGCCCGCTCATGCACAACATCGCGGGCAAGGCGGTCGGCTTCAAGGAAGCCCTCGAGCCCGAGTTCGAGGAGTACGCCGAGCAGACCGTCGCCAACGCGAAGGCCCTCGGCGAGAGCCTCGCGGAGAACGGCTTCTCGCTGGTTTCGGAGGGCACGGACAACCACCTCGTCCTCGTCGACCTCCGCGAGAGCCACCCCGACACCTCCGGCGGCGACGCCGAGGAGGCCTTAGAGGAGGCCGGCATCGTCCTCAACGGAAACACGGTCCCCGGCGAGACGCGCTCGCCGTTCGATCCCTCGGGCATCCGCGCGGGCACCCCCGCGCTGACCACCCGCGGCTTCGACGAGGAGGACTGCCGCAAGGTGGGTGACCTGATCACCCGCGTCGTCGACGCTCCCGAGGACGAGGCCGTCATCGAGGCGGTCCGCGAGGAAGTCGCGACGCTGTGTGACGCGAACCCGCTGTACGAGTAGTCGATAACCGCGCCGTCTCGACCGGTTCGAATCCGTCGCGACCGGTCGTCGCCGACGCGGCTGCAATCGGTGCTGTTTTCGGTTTCGGTGGTGCCCGAACTGGCAAGCAACACCGTCATCCGTGCTACGTGGTGCCGTCCGACACGGACACGGGCCCGGTAGCGAGCGACGAGTCCGCAGTCGAAACCGGACCGTTTCGCGACCCGCTCCGCGACACACCACCTATGAGCGACGAATCGAGGTTCGACGCGAACGCGGACCGCGAACCGCTCGACGAACAGACCATCACCGAAGACGAGCCGCCACCGGCGGTCGAATTCGTCGCCGATGACGGATCGACGGACGAGGACGAAGTGAGCGACGAGGACTCGCGACAGGCTCGAGAGCGCCGCGAAGGGACCGGCGAGTCTCTCGAATCGGACGAAGGCGAGGATGTGGACGAGGACGAGTCGGAGTAGGACCGATCGCCGGTAGCTCGCGTCCGCTACCGACAGTTCGGGCTCGAGGCGCTGACGATCGGTCACGACGCCGCGACCGCTCGATTCCCGCTCCCTGTCATTCGCCGGCACGCGGCTTTTCCACCGGCTGGACGTACCG
This portion of the Haloterrigena gelatinilytica genome encodes:
- the glyA gene encoding serine hydroxymethyltransferase — encoded protein: MEHEHVRDVDPAVADALEGEVDRQRETLQMIASENHVSQAVIDAQGSALTNKYAEGYPGSRYYGGCEYADEVEQLAIDRATELFGAEHVNVQPHSGTQANQAVYFAMLEPGDKILSLDLNHGGHLSHGHPANFVGQLYEVEQYEVDAETGYLDYEGLAEHAEEFEPDIIVSGYSAYPREIEWERIQEAADSVGALHLADIAHITGLVAAGVHPSPVGTADFVTGSTHKTIRSGRGGIVMCDEEYADDIDSAVFPGGQGGPLMHNIAGKAVGFKEALEPEFEEYAEQTVANAKALGESLAENGFSLVSEGTDNHLVLVDLRESHPDTSGGDAEEALEEAGIVLNGNTVPGETRSPFDPSGIRAGTPALTTRGFDEEDCRKVGDLITRVVDAPEDEAVIEAVREEVATLCDANPLYE